One genomic window of Ammospiza nelsoni isolate bAmmNel1 chromosome 4, bAmmNel1.pri, whole genome shotgun sequence includes the following:
- the SGCB gene encoding beta-sarcoglycan, which translates to MAAAAPEQQSSNGPVKKSMREKAVERRNVNKEHNSNFKAGYIPIDEDRLHKTGLRGRKGNLAICVIVVLFILAVINLIITLVIWAVIRIGPNGCDSMEFHESGLLRFKQVSDMGVIHPLYKSTVGGRRNEDLVITGNNQPIVFQQGTTKLSVEKDKTSITSDIGMEFVDPRTQNTLFSTDYETHEFHLPNGVKILNVQKASTERITSNATSDLNIKVDGRAIVRGNEGVFITGKTIEFRMGGNMELKAENSIILNGSVMVSPTRLPSSSYGDQFSNGNWLRFKLCMCADGTLFKVQVTGHNMGCQTSANPCGATH; encoded by the exons ATGGCGGCGGCCGCCCCCGAGCAG CAAAGCTCTAACGGCCCGGTGAAGAAGTCTATGCGAGAGAAGGCTGTGGAACGCAGGAATGTTAATAAGGAGCACAACAGTAACTTCAAAGCAGGATACATCCCAATTGATGAAGACCGTCTCCATAAGACAGGGTTACGTGGCAGGAAAGGCAACTTGGCCATATGTGTGAttgttgttctttttattttggctgtCATCAATCTGATC ATTACCCTGGTTATCTGGGCAGTGATAAGAATTGGTCCCAATGGTTGTGACAGCATGGAATTCCATGAGAGTGGCTTGCTGCGGTTCAAGCAGGTGTCTGACATGGGCGTTATCCATCCCTTATATAAAAGCACTGTGGGAGGGAGACGGAACGAAGACTTGGTGATCACTGGCAATAATCAGCCT ATTGTATTTCAGCAAGGAACAACCAAGCTTAGTgtggaaaaagacaaaacttcTATCACCAGTGATATTGGCATGGAATTTGTTGACCCACGAACACAAAATACTTTGTTCAGCACCGACTATGAAACTCATGAGTTTCATCTGCCAAATGGAGTTAAAATCTTGAATGTACAAAAGGCCTCTACAGAGAGG ATTACCAGCAATGCAACCAGTGATCTAAACATAAAGGTTGATGGTCGTGCCATTGTCCGGGGGAATGAAGGTGTTTTCATCACAGGCAAGACAATTGAGTTTCGAATGGGTGGAAACATGGAACTTAAAGCA GAAAACAGCATCATCCTGAACGGAAGTGTGATGGTCAGCCCGACACGGCTGCCGAGCTCTTCCTACGGGGATCAGTTCAGCAACGGCAACTGGCTGCGCTTCAAGCTGTGCATGTGCGCCGACGGGACGCTCTTCAAGGTCCAGGTCACCGGGCACAACATGGGCTGCCAGACCTCTGCCAACCCCTGTGGAGCCACGCACTGa